The Leclercia adecarboxylata region TTCCCGCCGTGGAGAACGAGACAAGCATCGGCGTATCGCTGACGAAGGCAACTCCCTGGACCCGCGCTATCAGCAATACCCAGATTGATGCGGTGCTGGTGCGCATCGGTATCACCGGTCTGCAACTGCAGGAGAACGACGGCGATATCGTCGGAACGACCGTCGCATACCACATTGACGTTGCGGTCGATGGCGGGGCTTACCAGACAGTGCTCACCAAAACGGTAACGGAAAAGCTCAGTTCACTGTACGAACTGACGCACCGCATTAATCTGCCTAAAGCTACTACTGGCTGGCAGATCCGCGTGGTCCGCGATACTGCCGACAGCGCCAGCCAGATGCTGCAGAACAAAACGCAGGTGCAGGCCATCACCGAGGTCATCGACGCCCGCCTGCGCTACCCGCATACCGCGCTGCTGTATGTGTCGTTTAACGCTAAAGCATTCAGCAACATCCCGAAGATATCCTGCAAGCCGAAAGGCCGGGTGATCCGCATCCCGCAGAACTACGATCCAGACACGCGGACGTACATCGGCACATGGGACGGTACATTCAAGTGGGGCTGGACCAATAACCCGGCGTGGATCTGGTTTGACGTGCTAACTGAGCCGCGCTTTGGCCTTGGCCGCCGGGTCACGGTGGATATGCTCGATAAATGGGAACTCTACCGCATCGCTCAGCGCTGCGATCAGCAGGTGCCGGACGGGAAGGGCGGTACCGGCACAGAGCCGCGTTTCATGTTTGACGTCTATATCCAGTCGCAGGCCGACGCCTGGCAGGTGATCAAGGATATCGCTGCTGGATTCAACGGCATGACGTTCTGGGGCAACAACATGTTCAATGTTGTCTCTGATATGCCGGCAGATACCTCGAAACTGCAGATCCTCACCCGCGCATCAGTGGTGGGCAAGCCGACCTATTCCAGCGGCAGCGAAAAGACGCGATTCTCGAGCGCGCTGATTAACTTCAGCGACCCGGATAACCATTATCAGGACCGCACCACCGCAGTAATGTTTCCTGAGTTGGTGAAGCAGTTCAAATTTAAGCAGACTCAGCTTACGGCCATCGGCTGTACGCGGGAGAGCGAGGCGCAGCGCCGTGGCGGATGGGCGGTTTATTCTAACTCGCTGGACCGCATCATTACATTGCAGACCGGGCTGGACGGCTTCGCCTATGTACCGGGCACGGTGTTTGCCTTTGCTGATGAGCGCGTCTCAGGGCGGGTTTATGGCGGGCGCGTCATGGACTATAACGCCGGGCTTAAAGCGGTAACAACTGACCGCGGTACCAGCGCAGTGGCGGGCGATACACTGATGATCCGCACCCTGGGCGGTATTGTTGAAAGCCGGGTGATCCAGGCGGTCAACGGTACGCAGTTGATTGTGGACAAAGCATTCACGGCAGCGCCAGCGCCAAATGCCGTCTTCGTTATTGATGCCGGTCAGTTGCGCCTCCAGTATTTCCGCGTTACGAACCTGGCTTTTAACGACGAGGAGAACACCTATTCGATCACCGGCGCAGAATACAACGCATCTAAATATGATGCTGTGGACCACAATGCCCGGCTGGATATTCCGCCGATCAGCCTCATCCCCACGGGGGTTGTATCACAGCCCGGCAATATCGTGGTGTCGAGTTACGAGTCGGTGCGCCAGGGCCAGCGCATAGCGACGCTGACCGCATCCTGGGATGTTCCGCTGGATAAAGCAGGTAAGCCTCAGGCCGATGTGATCGCCTATCAGGCTCAGTGGCGCCGGAACGACAGCGAGTGGATAAACGTCCCTCAGACAGGCCTTCGCAATATTGAGGTACCCGGCATTTTTGAAGGTGATTACCTGGTGCGGGTCCGGGCGATAAACTCAGGCGGGGCGTCCAGCCTGTGGGCAACGTCAACGCTGACACACCTCAAAGGCCGGGTGGGTGATGTTCCAAAGCCAGTGAATTTCCGCACTACGCCATTGCTCTGGGGCGTGCAACTGGATTGGGATTTCCCTGCGGGCACCGGCGATACGCTGCAGACAGAAATTCAGTATTCCACGGCATCAACCGGTGCGAATCCCATGCTGCTGGCTGGCGTGCCGTATCCCCAGCAAATATACCAGCAGTTGGGCCTGAAAGCCGGGGTAGGGTTCTGGTACCGGGCGCGGCTGGTCGATCGCACCGGCAACAAGTCTGCCTGGACTGACTTCATTCAGGGCAGCAGCAGCTCGGTTGCCGCTGATTACCTGGTGGATATCGATAACCAGATCAAACAGACCGACGCCTATAAGAACCTTGTTTCGGACATCACGGATCTGGGTGATGATCTAAAGTCTGCGCATGACGACATCAAGACGGTTACGACGGAATCGGCGACGACGAAAGCAGGTCTGGCGCAGGAAGTCACGGACCGAAAGAAAGCCATCACCGACGAGGCCGCCGCGCGCGGGCAGGCGCTGCTGACCGAGAAGAACGAGCGTCTGGCGGATATCAGCAACGTCAACCAGACGATTCAGACCAGCACCGAATCGCTGGCGCAGCAGATCGCCCAGGTATCAGCTGGCACCGGCTCGCAGTTCGATCCGGCCAAAATCTGGTATTTCGATACATCAGTCGAGGGCTGGTCCGGGAACGGGACACCGACCATTGTCGATGGCTGGCTTCGTCCTGCTAACCATGCATCTGATCCTTGGGTGTCATCACCGGGCTCGCTGGGCATAACAGCTGCTGCTTATCGCTTTCTGAAGCTGCGCATCAAGAAAGTGGGTACTCCCGCCTGGGTGGGGGAAATTCGCTGGCGCAACACGGCTGGTTTCAACGACACTAACCGGTTCACCGTGGCGGAGCCCGCTTATAACTCTGACGGCGTCGCCACACTTGAGTGTGACGATATCCCCTGGCTGGCCGACACGACGATCAACCAGATTCGACTGGACCTGTCCACGAAACAGGACGCGACGAACTACTTTCTGATTGACTGGGTGGCAGTCGGGCGGCCAACGCCGGGAGCCGGGATGGCGGCGCTGCAGCAGGAAACGGCGGCGCGCGTATCAGGTGACCAGGCGGAAGCCACGGCGCGCGAGACACTGGCGACGCAGATCCGGGGCGGCTATACCGGTGACGACCCGTCAAAACTGGCATCGGGGCTGCTGTATACCGAACGCCAGGCGCGCATCACCGCGCAGGAAGCAGAGGTGACAGAGCGGAAGAAGCTGGAGTCGACCGTCAACGCTAACCAAGCTTCCGTTACACAGGAGCTGGCGACGCTGACAACTGAGCAGGATGCTCAGGCCACTACGCTTTCGGGACTGCAGGTTACCGTCGGCAAAAACACCGCTGATATCACTACGGTCACCAAAGCCGTTGCTGATAACAATAAGGCGCAGACCACCGCGCTGGCTGCGGTTAAGGCCACGACTGACCAGAATAAGACGGATATCAGCACGGAAACCACGGCCCGCACGGATAGTGACAGCGCGCTGGGCCGCCGTATTGACAGTCTGAAAGTTGATGTGGACGGCAACACGGCCAGCCGGGACGCCGGGATTATCGGCAACGTCACCAATGCGCTCGCCAACTTCACAGCGTTCTCGGATCAGCGCGTCACGTTCGCTGTTGGCGAAACGAAAACGATGGCCGAGATCACCGACGTCAGGAAGACCTCTGCAGACGCCACAAGCGCCGTTGCGGAGCAGGTCACCTCGCTTAAGGCCACGGTTGAGCAGAACGGCCAGACCAACGCTGCCGCCATTACGCGCATTGATAAAGCCGTTACGGATCTGGAGAGCGCCACGGCGACCAGCATTCAGCAGGTCACGGCATCGATTGGGCAAACCAACGCCAACGTCCAGACGACAAGTCAGGCTGT contains the following coding sequences:
- the gpJ gene encoding TipJ family phage tail tip protein, which produces MATITGAKGGSQKQHTPVEQPDSAQSMARCRMLLALGEGEFAGGLDATRIFLDGTPLGNADGSMNFENVSWDFRPGTQTQTPIPGFPAVENETSIGVSLTKATPWTRAISNTQIDAVLVRIGITGLQLQENDGDIVGTTVAYHIDVAVDGGAYQTVLTKTVTEKLSSLYELTHRINLPKATTGWQIRVVRDTADSASQMLQNKTQVQAITEVIDARLRYPHTALLYVSFNAKAFSNIPKISCKPKGRVIRIPQNYDPDTRTYIGTWDGTFKWGWTNNPAWIWFDVLTEPRFGLGRRVTVDMLDKWELYRIAQRCDQQVPDGKGGTGTEPRFMFDVYIQSQADAWQVIKDIAAGFNGMTFWGNNMFNVVSDMPADTSKLQILTRASVVGKPTYSSGSEKTRFSSALINFSDPDNHYQDRTTAVMFPELVKQFKFKQTQLTAIGCTRESEAQRRGGWAVYSNSLDRIITLQTGLDGFAYVPGTVFAFADERVSGRVYGGRVMDYNAGLKAVTTDRGTSAVAGDTLMIRTLGGIVESRVIQAVNGTQLIVDKAFTAAPAPNAVFVIDAGQLRLQYFRVTNLAFNDEENTYSITGAEYNASKYDAVDHNARLDIPPISLIPTGVVSQPGNIVVSSYESVRQGQRIATLTASWDVPLDKAGKPQADVIAYQAQWRRNDSEWINVPQTGLRNIEVPGIFEGDYLVRVRAINSGGASSLWATSTLTHLKGRVGDVPKPVNFRTTPLLWGVQLDWDFPAGTGDTLQTEIQYSTASTGANPMLLAGVPYPQQIYQQLGLKAGVGFWYRARLVDRTGNKSAWTDFIQGSSSSVAADYLVDIDNQIKQTDAYKNLVSDITDLGDDLKSAHDDIKTVTTESATTKAGLAQEVTDRKKAITDEAAARGQALLTEKNERLADISNVNQTIQTSTESLAQQIAQVSAGTGSQFDPAKIWYFDTSVEGWSGNGTPTIVDGWLRPANHASDPWVSSPGSLGITAAAYRFLKLRIKKVGTPAWVGEIRWRNTAGFNDTNRFTVAEPAYNSDGVATLECDDIPWLADTTINQIRLDLSTKQDATNYFLIDWVAVGRPTPGAGMAALQQETAARVSGDQAEATARETLATQIRGGYTGDDPSKLASGLLYTERQARITAQEAEVTERKKLESTVNANQASVTQELATLTTEQDAQATTLSGLQVTVGKNTADITTVTKAVADNNKAQTTALAAVKATTDQNKTDISTETTARTDSDSALGRRIDSLKVDVDGNTASRDAGIIGNVTNALANFTAFSDQRVTFAVGETKTMAEITDVRKTSADATSAVAEQVTSLKATVEQNGQTNAAAITRIDKAVTDLESATATSIQQVTASIGQTNANVQTTSQAVADINGKLSAQWGVKVQVEANGIKRIAGIQLGIDASGSSNFLVSADTFAVYNPTTTGQELVFAATGGQMFLRSVFIQDGSMDNAKIGNYIQSSNWDGTGNVGWHINKSGYATFNGVTVRGTIYATDGSFKGRVEATSGSFRGTVEATSFIGDVANTGVFPDATGRSNGIATATVNMYYTDSSNNGLGKNAVVEAMIYVRGITGAVTATVQMVIAGNIRTINYDVPIGGVWLTARHAASGMGGQRIDASITVTSSNASVGVTAPTMTVTRGTGSFSS